A single Aminobacterium mobile DSM 12262 DNA region contains:
- a CDS encoding acyl-CoA carboxylase subunit beta, whose amino-acid sequence MTNRSIDELCSLLEAKRKEASLGGGPKAIGKQREKGKGIARERLSALLDPGTFVELDEFVTHRCHRFGLEEKQTLGDGVVTGYGEIEGRRVYVFSQDFTVLGGSLGEMHAEKICKVMDLALKSGSPCIGINDSGGARIQEAVDALNGYGKIFYRNTISSGVIPQLSVIMGPTAGGAVYSPALTDYIFMVEKTGIMHITGPAVIKAVTGEEVTSEELGGSLAHNAKSGNAHFTASSEEECFAQVRKLLSYLPSNNVEEAPWKETGDDPLRLVPDLRTVVPTNPNKGYRVHDVIGQVVDDGDFFEVQPLWAPNMVVGYGRIGGQVIGIIANQAANMAGCLDINASDKASRFIRHCDAFNIPMVTFVDVPGYLPGTEQEWGGIIRHGAKLLYAYSEATVPMVTVVLRKAYGGAYLGMCSKALGADMVLAWPQAEIAVMGAEGAANIVFRKEIEGSEDQMAERNRKIEEYREAFANPYVAAERGYVDRVILPEETRREIYLALQGTANKRELRPRRKHGVMPH is encoded by the coding sequence ATGACGAATCGCAGCATAGATGAATTGTGTTCATTACTTGAAGCGAAGCGCAAGGAGGCCTCACTAGGAGGCGGTCCGAAAGCCATAGGGAAGCAGCGCGAGAAGGGGAAGGGTATAGCGCGAGAGCGTCTCTCGGCTCTTCTGGATCCGGGCACCTTTGTTGAGCTTGACGAATTTGTGACACACCGTTGCCATCGTTTTGGTCTTGAGGAGAAACAGACTCTGGGTGACGGCGTGGTGACAGGGTATGGGGAGATAGAGGGGCGCCGTGTTTACGTGTTCAGCCAGGACTTCACCGTTCTAGGTGGCAGTCTTGGCGAAATGCATGCTGAAAAGATCTGCAAGGTCATGGACCTGGCATTGAAGAGTGGATCTCCATGCATAGGGATCAACGACAGCGGCGGCGCTCGAATTCAGGAAGCAGTAGATGCCCTGAACGGCTACGGGAAGATTTTTTACCGGAACACCATCTCTAGCGGAGTCATACCCCAGCTTTCTGTGATCATGGGTCCCACAGCCGGAGGAGCCGTTTACAGCCCCGCTCTGACCGACTATATTTTCATGGTAGAGAAGACAGGCATCATGCACATCACAGGGCCAGCTGTCATCAAGGCTGTCACAGGCGAGGAAGTGACGAGCGAAGAGCTTGGCGGCTCACTGGCTCACAACGCCAAGAGCGGGAATGCCCACTTCACGGCGTCGAGCGAAGAGGAATGCTTTGCCCAGGTTCGGAAGCTGCTGAGCTACCTTCCGAGCAACAACGTGGAGGAAGCGCCGTGGAAAGAGACGGGAGACGATCCTCTTCGCCTGGTTCCAGACCTTCGCACCGTAGTTCCCACGAACCCGAACAAAGGGTATCGGGTCCACGACGTGATCGGACAGGTTGTTGACGATGGCGATTTTTTTGAAGTCCAGCCGCTTTGGGCTCCGAACATGGTCGTGGGATACGGTCGAATTGGCGGTCAGGTGATAGGGATCATAGCGAACCAGGCAGCCAACATGGCAGGCTGTCTCGACATAAACGCGTCAGACAAGGCGAGCCGGTTCATTCGCCACTGCGACGCCTTCAACATTCCCATGGTCACCTTTGTCGATGTCCCCGGCTACCTTCCCGGAACGGAACAGGAATGGGGAGGCATCATTCGCCACGGTGCGAAACTGCTGTATGCCTACAGTGAAGCTACGGTTCCCATGGTCACAGTAGTTCTCCGGAAGGCCTATGGGGGCGCCTACCTGGGCATGTGCTCGAAAGCCTTGGGAGCCGACATGGTTCTAGCATGGCCTCAGGCTGAGATAGCGGTTATGGGAGCAGAAGGGGCAGCGAACATAGTCTTCCGCAAAGAGATAGAAGGGTCTGAAGACCAGATGGCGGAGCGGAACCGTAAGATTGAGGAATACCGCGAGGCCTTTGCGAACCCCTACGTAGCGGCGGAGCGTGGCTATGTAGACCGAGTGATTCTGCCGGAAGAGACGCGGCGAGAAATCTACCTGGCTCTTCAGGGGACGGCGAACAAGCGAGAACTTCGTCCGAGACGGAAACACGGCGTAATGCCTCACTAA
- a CDS encoding OadG family protein translates to MDLHTYFETGIKGPITLALIAFSAVFLVLGGLTAIIYAIKYMGGAKKSPKAPTPPPGPTQPVAASPAPTSAPAPVSEHPRGHLIAAITGALLASGEGACRITSIRAERGIRRPSPSLWRTSAIMEGLDSLNNQTWSGR, encoded by the coding sequence GTGGATCTGCATACATATTTTGAGACAGGGATCAAAGGTCCCATCACCTTGGCTCTCATCGCCTTTTCGGCGGTATTTCTGGTTCTTGGCGGTTTGACCGCCATCATCTACGCCATAAAATATATGGGTGGAGCGAAGAAGTCGCCGAAAGCACCCACGCCGCCGCCAGGGCCGACACAGCCGGTGGCGGCGTCGCCAGCGCCGACATCAGCTCCGGCGCCAGTATCGGAGCATCCTCGCGGCCACCTCATAGCGGCCATTACAGGGGCATTGCTAGCGTCAGGAGAAGGGGCGTGCCGCATTACATCCATCAGGGCAGAGCGAGGGATACGGCGTCCATCACCGAGCTTGTGGAGGACCAGCGCCATCATGGAAGGGCTGGACAGCCTCAACAATCAGACCTGGTCTGGGCGGTAG
- a CDS encoding biotin/lipoyl-containing protein has protein sequence MSKTYRVTVDGTSYVVEVEDLGETAVSAAAPVATPTPAPLPAPAPTPVVVAPAPAPVAATPAPAPAPAGGTIVAAPMPGKILKVNVATGASVQAGDVLLILEAMKMENEIIASSAGTVQEIRAREGDSVNTGDTLVILG, from the coding sequence ATGAGCAAAACCTATAGAGTAACAGTAGATGGAACGAGTTATGTAGTGGAAGTGGAAGATCTTGGCGAGACCGCGGTTTCGGCAGCAGCGCCGGTAGCAACGCCAACACCAGCTCCATTGCCAGCACCCGCACCGACGCCAGTAGTGGTAGCTCCAGCCCCAGCGCCAGTAGCGGCAACTCCAGCCCCGGCACCAGCACCGGCGGGAGGGACTATCGTCGCAGCTCCCATGCCTGGGAAGATCCTCAAGGTCAACGTAGCGACAGGAGCGTCAGTCCAGGCTGGAGACGTGCTCCTCATCCTGGAAGCCATGAAGATGGAAAATGAGATCATTGCATCATCGGCAGGAACTGTTCAGGAGATCCGGGCACGGGAAGGGGACAGCGTGAATACGGGAGATACCTTGGTGATCCTCGGCTAA
- a CDS encoding sodium ion-translocating decarboxylase subunit beta has product MGIYLDSVTTIIHASGFFGLTWGNIVMLCVSFIMLYLAIVKGFEPLLLVPIGFGCLLVNLPLSGIMDDGGFLRYVFFGTEHEIYPVIIFMGIGALTDFAPLLANPITFLLGAAAQLGVFIALFGALLLGFNVKEAASIAIIGGADGPTSIYLTVKLAPQILGAVAVAAYSYMSLVPLIQPPVIRLLTTKADRAIRMDQLRPVSKLERVLFPIVCTVASGLLLPSSVPLIGTLMFGNLIRECGVTERLSQAAQNEILNATTIFLGLSVGATMSAQQFLTIGTIKIIILGLVAFIFSTAGGVLFGQVMKVMSGGKVNPMIGAAGVSAVPMAARVVQRICQQENPGNFLLMHAMGPNVAGVIGTAVAAAVMLTLLG; this is encoded by the coding sequence ATGGGAATCTATTTAGACTCAGTAACAACAATCATTCATGCCTCGGGGTTCTTTGGCCTCACGTGGGGCAATATCGTCATGCTCTGCGTGTCTTTCATCATGCTCTACCTGGCCATAGTGAAAGGTTTCGAGCCGCTGCTTCTGGTCCCCATCGGTTTTGGCTGTCTGCTCGTGAACCTTCCCCTGTCTGGCATTATGGATGACGGAGGCTTTTTGAGGTATGTTTTTTTCGGGACAGAACATGAGATCTACCCTGTCATTATCTTTATGGGAATCGGAGCCCTCACCGACTTCGCCCCCCTTCTGGCCAACCCCATCACCTTCCTGCTGGGAGCGGCAGCTCAGCTGGGCGTCTTCATAGCCCTTTTCGGAGCGTTGCTGTTGGGTTTCAACGTGAAAGAAGCGGCCTCCATCGCTATTATCGGCGGAGCGGACGGTCCTACAAGCATTTACCTCACCGTGAAATTGGCGCCGCAGATCCTGGGGGCGGTGGCAGTGGCGGCCTATAGCTACATGTCTCTCGTGCCGCTCATCCAGCCGCCGGTGATCCGTCTCCTCACCACCAAGGCGGACCGGGCGATCCGCATGGATCAGCTTCGTCCCGTATCGAAGCTGGAACGAGTGTTGTTCCCCATCGTCTGCACTGTGGCTTCAGGACTCCTACTGCCTTCCTCCGTGCCCCTGATCGGGACCCTTATGTTCGGGAACCTGATCCGTGAGTGCGGCGTGACAGAGCGGCTGAGCCAGGCAGCTCAAAACGAGATTCTCAATGCCACCACCATCTTCCTGGGCCTGTCAGTGGGAGCCACTATGAGCGCCCAGCAGTTTCTCACCATAGGGACCATTAAAATCATTATCCTTGGCCTCGTCGCCTTCATCTTCAGTACGGCCGGAGGAGTGCTTTTCGGCCAGGTCATGAAGGTCATGAGCGGAGGAAAAGTCAACCCTATGATCGGGGCGGCAGGAGTATCGGCAGTACCCATGGCCGCCAGAGTGGTGCAGCGAATCTGTCAGCAGGAGAACCCGGGAAACTTCCTCCTCATGCATGCCATGGGCCCCAACGTGGCTGGCGTCATTGGAACCGCTGTCGCTGCCGCTGTGATGCTGACTCTGCTCGGGTAA
- the upp gene encoding uracil phosphoribosyltransferase has protein sequence MKIAIGSDHAGYSVKTVILRHLQEEGHEVSDHGADTPDISSDYPDVALSVGKAVANGEAERGILICGSGIGMSIAANKVPGAYAALCNTTELAKLSRRHNNANILAMGGRLISEQQATEIVDVWLKGTFEGDRHQRRIAKIRSYEEKIAPSYLTNNGEGRIVIFDHPLVQHKVSIIRDKNTSVKEFRELVQEIAGLMVYEITRNLPLVKIEIETPIQKTTGYTLEGKKLAIVPVLRAGLGMVDGILQIIPNAKVGHIGLYRDPETLEPVEYYCKLPSDINERDIFVLDPMLATGGSATAAISLVKEKGARKVSLVCLIAAPEGVKKVHETHPDVDIYAAALDSHLNEQGYIVPGLGDAGDRLFGTK, from the coding sequence ATGAAAATAGCTATAGGATCTGACCATGCAGGTTATTCTGTTAAAACCGTTATTTTACGCCATCTGCAGGAAGAAGGACACGAAGTTTCTGACCACGGGGCAGATACTCCGGATATTTCCAGTGATTACCCTGACGTAGCTCTGTCAGTTGGGAAAGCTGTAGCTAATGGCGAAGCAGAACGAGGTATTCTCATCTGTGGAAGCGGGATAGGGATGTCAATAGCGGCTAACAAAGTTCCAGGAGCTTACGCTGCTCTATGCAATACCACAGAGTTAGCCAAACTTAGCCGACGCCACAACAATGCCAATATATTGGCCATGGGAGGTCGTCTCATTTCAGAGCAACAGGCAACTGAAATAGTTGATGTGTGGCTTAAGGGAACCTTTGAAGGAGACAGGCACCAACGCCGAATAGCAAAAATACGTAGTTATGAAGAAAAGATCGCTCCTTCATATCTAACAAATAATGGAGAAGGACGTATTGTAATTTTTGATCATCCCCTCGTTCAACATAAGGTAAGCATTATTAGGGACAAAAATACCTCTGTCAAAGAATTTAGAGAACTCGTTCAAGAAATAGCCGGCCTTATGGTTTACGAAATCACTCGAAACCTTCCCCTTGTAAAAATTGAGATAGAAACTCCAATCCAGAAAACTACTGGATACACCTTAGAGGGGAAAAAATTGGCTATAGTCCCAGTACTACGGGCTGGATTGGGCATGGTGGACGGCATTCTTCAAATCATTCCCAACGCTAAAGTTGGTCATATAGGACTCTATCGAGATCCTGAAACACTTGAGCCTGTAGAGTACTATTGTAAGCTACCTAGCGATATTAATGAGCGAGACATATTTGTTCTTGACCCGATGCTCGCTACAGGAGGATCCGCTACTGCTGCTATTAGCCTCGTCAAAGAGAAAGGGGCTCGGAAAGTGTCTCTGGTCTGTCTCATAGCCGCTCCAGAGGGCGTAAAAAAGGTACATGAAACCCATCCGGACGTAGATATTTACGCAGCTGCCCTTGACAGCCACTTGAACGAACAGGGCTATATTGTTCCCGGACTTGGGGATGCCGGAGATCGGCTTTTTGGGACCAAATAA
- a CDS encoding glycosyltransferase family 4 protein encodes MWRLLFICILMMGWGAGMIPLSIKLSHHYRILDVPGGRKHHLGNVPRGAGIVLWMGYLLWVLLGASGSFFLKLSATGATIVFLCGYWDDIRPLNPIVRLVLHIFAAFLVLIPIELPWTHRILMLLWIAGTTSAYNIIDGLNGLCLSMFIVATLMASRLSAPSFWLPIGSAALGVLHWNFPRARTFLGDGGSTLLGYLFASQLTFSIYTNYVGNTPQLFSIWKLIIFLLLWGGVPVLDTVASIIRRLCHRCSPFLPDRGHLHYRLIDKGFSPVQTLGILVLLHGALLELGLYFFTRFIQ; translated from the coding sequence ATGTGGCGCTTATTATTTATATGCATACTAATGATGGGGTGGGGAGCAGGAATGATCCCCCTCTCCATCAAGTTATCTCATCACTATCGCATCCTTGATGTTCCTGGAGGAAGAAAACATCATTTAGGAAATGTCCCCCGAGGAGCTGGTATAGTTTTATGGATGGGGTATCTCTTATGGGTTTTACTAGGCGCCTCAGGATCTTTTTTCCTCAAATTAAGTGCAACAGGAGCAACTATTGTTTTCCTGTGTGGTTATTGGGATGATATTCGTCCTCTCAATCCCATTGTACGTTTGGTATTACACATATTCGCAGCTTTTTTGGTGCTCATACCAATAGAGCTTCCGTGGACTCACCGCATTTTGATGCTTTTGTGGATAGCCGGCACCACCAGTGCTTATAATATAATTGATGGTCTCAATGGACTATGTTTAAGTATGTTTATCGTGGCAACTTTAATGGCCTCCAGATTAAGCGCTCCTTCTTTCTGGTTACCGATAGGGAGCGCAGCTTTAGGAGTTTTACATTGGAATTTCCCGCGAGCCCGAACTTTTTTAGGAGATGGCGGTAGCACGCTGCTGGGGTACCTTTTCGCTTCACAATTAACTTTCTCTATCTATACAAATTATGTAGGAAATACGCCACAATTATTCTCTATCTGGAAACTCATAATATTCCTTCTCTTGTGGGGCGGGGTCCCTGTATTAGATACAGTAGCTTCTATTATTCGCAGATTGTGTCACCGATGTTCTCCTTTCTTACCTGATCGCGGTCATCTCCATTATAGATTGATTGATAAGGGCTTTTCTCCTGTGCAAACATTAGGGATCTTAGTGCTCCTTCATGGAGCTTTACTTGAGCTGGGTCTTTACTTTTTCACCCGATTCATTCAATGA
- the wecB gene encoding non-hydrolyzing UDP-N-acetylglucosamine 2-epimerase, giving the protein MSRKIVCVVGTRPEAIKMAPVILELRNNKEYNTLVLATGQHSDMLDQALSFFDIKADVNLHIMKDRQTLDHITSLVLTGTGKVFDKEHPDMVLVHGDTTTTLGATLSAFYRKIPVGHIEAGLRSWNLDQPFPEEANRVITDRLSTLWFAPTQGAKQNLLQEGADENRIFVTGNTVIDSLSRTVEQHKGSLPEELSGLQQEAPLILVTAHRRESWGQPLVNICEALSEILASVPEIYVLIPLHKNPTVRDVIRKHLGQHKRVIFTEPLEYPDFVQVMNRSYIILSDSGGVQEEASFLRKPVLIMRNLSERPEAIHSGTGILVGTNKDRIVTETLRLLSSREDYDKLVGKSNNPFGDGKASQRILKYIDNFFKKEEI; this is encoded by the coding sequence ATGTCTCGAAAGATTGTTTGTGTTGTTGGAACTCGGCCTGAAGCTATAAAAATGGCCCCTGTTATTTTAGAATTAAGAAACAATAAGGAATACAATACTTTGGTATTAGCAACAGGGCAGCATTCAGACATGCTTGACCAAGCCCTCTCTTTCTTCGATATAAAAGCAGATGTAAATCTTCATATTATGAAAGATCGCCAAACACTCGATCACATCACATCTCTTGTTCTGACAGGAACAGGAAAAGTTTTTGATAAGGAACATCCCGATATGGTTCTTGTACATGGCGATACCACTACAACATTGGGAGCAACTTTATCTGCTTTTTATCGAAAAATCCCTGTAGGACACATAGAAGCCGGTTTACGGAGCTGGAATCTAGACCAGCCTTTCCCTGAAGAAGCAAATCGAGTTATCACAGATCGCTTATCAACTCTCTGGTTTGCCCCGACACAAGGAGCAAAACAAAACTTGCTTCAGGAAGGTGCAGACGAGAATCGCATTTTTGTTACAGGTAATACGGTGATAGACTCCCTATCTCGAACAGTAGAACAACATAAGGGATCTCTTCCTGAAGAGCTTTCTGGCCTTCAGCAAGAAGCACCTCTCATTCTGGTCACCGCCCATCGAAGGGAATCGTGGGGGCAGCCTTTAGTAAATATATGTGAGGCTCTATCTGAAATATTGGCTTCTGTACCAGAAATCTATGTGCTCATTCCCCTGCACAAAAATCCGACTGTCCGGGACGTTATACGAAAACATCTCGGGCAGCATAAACGAGTTATTTTTACAGAGCCTCTTGAGTATCCTGATTTTGTACAGGTCATGAATCGAAGCTATATTATCCTTAGTGATAGTGGGGGAGTACAAGAAGAAGCTTCTTTCTTACGCAAGCCAGTACTCATCATGAGAAACCTCTCGGAAAGACCAGAAGCGATACATTCAGGTACTGGAATTCTCGTAGGAACTAATAAAGACCGAATAGTAACTGAAACTCTTCGTCTTTTATCGAGTCGCGAAGACTATGATAAGCTTGTTGGGAAAAGTAATAATCCTTTTGGAGATGGGAAAGCTTCTCAGAGAATTCTCAAATACATTGACAATTTTTTTAAAAAAGAGGAAATATAG
- the murA gene encoding UDP-N-acetylglucosamine 1-carboxyvinyltransferase, with protein MDYKMKIAGGIPLHGKIEAQGAKNAALPVMAASLLLKDATLRIHKVPRLHDVITMADLLRDLGADIFYEKGEMSISIPEELSWETPANLVRKMRASSLVLGPLLARCGRAILPLPGGCSIGSRPIDLHLKGLSRMGATIDLVHGAVHATANGLKGCRIYLDFPSVGATENLLMAAVFAQGETVLENTAREPEITNLVQTLKAMGAIIEEDGTGVIRIQGVDELHGEEITVIPDRIEACTYILAAIITGGEVEITNIIPQHIDSLLAKLEEAGANFTVEQDRVLVHPVKRLKAVSLKTLPYPGFPTDLQPQVMATLALAEGASVIQEGVFQSRFLHVSELNKMGAKIELQGNTAVVTGVEQLIGADVNATDLRAGAALILAGLAAKDETSVFHIGHVWRGYEDMDLKLQQLGGRVEVIPTEPLSTKVNGAVRKEEA; from the coding sequence ATGGACTATAAAATGAAAATTGCTGGCGGAATTCCGCTCCATGGAAAAATAGAAGCACAAGGAGCTAAAAATGCCGCTTTGCCTGTTATGGCTGCTTCTCTTCTATTAAAAGATGCCACGCTTCGGATTCATAAGGTCCCCCGCCTTCATGATGTTATAACCATGGCTGATCTTCTTCGGGATCTTGGCGCCGATATATTTTATGAAAAAGGTGAAATGTCTATCTCTATACCTGAAGAGCTATCGTGGGAAACGCCTGCGAATCTAGTTCGGAAAATGCGCGCCTCTTCCCTCGTTCTTGGGCCATTATTAGCTCGTTGTGGACGAGCCATATTGCCCCTGCCAGGCGGCTGTTCCATCGGAAGTCGTCCCATCGACCTGCACCTTAAGGGGCTCTCCCGCATGGGTGCTACGATAGATCTTGTTCATGGTGCCGTTCACGCGACTGCCAACGGTCTTAAAGGTTGTCGCATCTATCTCGACTTTCCTTCAGTAGGAGCCACAGAAAATCTTCTCATGGCCGCCGTATTTGCCCAAGGGGAGACGGTGCTTGAAAATACAGCACGTGAACCGGAAATTACAAATCTGGTACAAACACTCAAAGCCATGGGAGCCATTATTGAAGAGGATGGGACTGGTGTCATTAGAATTCAAGGAGTTGACGAACTACACGGGGAAGAAATAACTGTCATTCCTGATCGCATAGAAGCATGCACTTATATTCTCGCAGCTATTATTACTGGTGGGGAAGTGGAGATAACGAATATTATTCCCCAACATATAGACTCTCTTCTGGCTAAACTGGAAGAAGCTGGGGCCAACTTCACAGTGGAACAAGATAGAGTTTTAGTTCATCCTGTCAAACGGCTGAAAGCTGTCTCCCTGAAGACATTGCCTTATCCAGGATTTCCAACCGACTTGCAACCTCAGGTTATGGCAACCCTTGCTTTAGCTGAAGGGGCAAGTGTTATTCAGGAAGGCGTTTTCCAATCGCGGTTCCTCCACGTAAGTGAACTGAATAAAATGGGGGCAAAGATAGAGTTGCAGGGGAATACCGCTGTTGTAACAGGAGTAGAACAACTTATAGGGGCTGACGTCAATGCTACTGATTTGCGGGCAGGTGCCGCTCTTATACTCGCTGGCTTAGCAGCTAAAGACGAGACATCGGTGTTCCATATTGGCCATGTATGGCGCGGTTACGAAGACATGGATCTAAAGCTTCAGCAACTTGGTGGTCGAGTTGAAGTTATTCCTACAGAGCCCTTGAGCACAAAAGTTAATGGGGCTGTACGAAAAGAAGAAGCATAA
- a CDS encoding uracil-DNA glycosylase, translated as MMEEKRYTPTLTSIEKTREKAWGKLLENITTCEKCALCKTRKHVVPGEGAVKSLLMFVGEGPGFDEDEQGRPFVGKAGQLLTKILKAADISRKDVYITNVVKCRPPENRVPTIEEMMVCNKYLEAQIALIQPAIIVCLGNTPTKWFLKTSEGITSLRGQWFQWRGIDLMPLFHPSYLLRNDSRRKGSPKDLTWRDIRVVKQHLDELLEKRNGGHIENV; from the coding sequence ATGATGGAAGAAAAAAGGTATACCCCTACGTTAACATCTATAGAGAAAACAAGAGAGAAAGCTTGGGGTAAATTATTAGAAAATATTACAACGTGTGAAAAATGCGCTCTATGTAAAACTCGGAAACATGTGGTTCCAGGAGAAGGGGCTGTAAAAAGTTTATTAATGTTTGTAGGGGAAGGACCTGGCTTTGATGAAGATGAACAGGGGCGCCCTTTCGTAGGAAAAGCCGGACAGCTTCTCACTAAAATATTAAAAGCAGCTGATATTTCTCGAAAGGATGTTTACATTACAAATGTGGTAAAGTGCAGACCTCCCGAGAATAGAGTCCCAACTATAGAAGAAATGATGGTTTGTAACAAGTATCTGGAAGCTCAAATCGCACTTATTCAACCTGCGATTATTGTATGTCTTGGGAATACTCCCACAAAATGGTTTTTAAAAACTTCTGAAGGCATTACCTCTCTACGTGGGCAATGGTTTCAATGGCGTGGAATAGATCTCATGCCTCTTTTTCATCCTAGTTACCTTCTTAGAAATGATTCAAGAAGAAAAGGAAGTCCCAAAGATCTTACATGGAGAGATATTCGGGTTGTAAAACAGCATCTCGACGAATTATTAGAAAAACGGAATGGAGGACATATAGAGAATGTCTGA
- the uppS gene encoding polyprenyl diphosphate synthase produces the protein MSDSPREEIFSSLQHIAIIMDGNGRWAQRRHLPRLLGHRAGVKAVERIVRATTSYHIPYLSLYAFSTENWKRPQTEVKGLMSLFKFYIRKKIDELREEGVRLRFAGRIQGVPDDIREIMYQAENITKDGERLQLIVCLNYGGRQEILDAIQHIVRESDGTDITDETFRKYLYLPDVPDPDLIIRTSGEQRLSNFWLWQGAYSELYFTSVLWPDFTEKTLKDAIDSFEKRDRRYGGIQS, from the coding sequence ATGTCTGATTCTCCAAGAGAAGAGATCTTCTCTTCTCTTCAACATATAGCCATTATTATGGACGGGAATGGAAGATGGGCTCAACGTCGCCATCTTCCACGTCTTTTAGGGCATCGAGCTGGGGTTAAAGCCGTAGAGAGGATAGTACGAGCAACAACCTCTTATCATATTCCCTATTTATCACTTTACGCTTTTTCCACAGAAAATTGGAAGCGGCCACAAACAGAAGTGAAAGGGCTTATGTCGCTTTTTAAATTTTATATCCGTAAAAAAATCGATGAACTTCGAGAAGAAGGGGTACGTCTTCGTTTTGCAGGAAGAATACAAGGCGTTCCTGATGATATTCGTGAAATCATGTACCAAGCAGAAAATATTACTAAGGATGGAGAACGCTTACAACTGATTGTCTGTTTAAATTACGGGGGCAGACAGGAAATCCTAGATGCCATCCAACATATCGTCAGAGAAAGCGATGGCACGGACATTACAGATGAAACTTTCAGGAAGTATCTCTACCTCCCAGATGTTCCCGACCCAGATCTTATAATACGAACCAGCGGAGAACAACGTCTTAGCAACTTTTGGCTTTGGCAGGGAGCCTACAGTGAACTATATTTCACATCAGTGTTATGGCCTGATTTCACAGAAAAAACCTTAAAAGACGCCATAGATTCATTTGAAAAGAGGGATCGACGTTATGGTGGCATTCAAAGCTAA
- a CDS encoding phosphatidate cytidylyltransferase encodes MVAFKAKSQELALRAFSGFIIGALILSAIYYGGRTWFLLASIISLISLWEYYQLLSKKFRVSKGIGFLAGILVLLASAEYLRPASILIIFTLTSFVLFMIEILRRQFSQVSYAIWNVGGTLSGLIYIILPWSYMVLLRAHPIGQTLLFSLFLCTWSCDIAAYLVGTRWGRNKFCEAVSPKKTWEGFAGGAGASILISAAVAYHCSLPPIPLLGIGAICGIAGQLGDLVESLIKREAEVKDSGHLIPGHGGFLDRFDSILINGTLTFFLFGVILS; translated from the coding sequence ATGGTGGCATTCAAAGCTAAGTCCCAAGAACTTGCTCTGCGAGCTTTTAGCGGCTTTATTATAGGAGCCCTCATTCTGTCTGCTATTTATTACGGTGGACGAACATGGTTTCTTTTAGCCTCTATAATTAGCCTCATCTCTCTGTGGGAATATTATCAACTTCTTTCGAAGAAATTTAGAGTATCCAAGGGAATAGGGTTTCTCGCCGGTATTTTGGTCCTTTTGGCTTCAGCGGAATACCTTCGTCCTGCATCTATTTTAATTATTTTTACCCTTACTTCTTTTGTACTATTTATGATAGAAATATTACGTCGCCAATTTTCTCAGGTTAGTTACGCTATTTGGAACGTAGGCGGAACTTTATCTGGGCTCATTTATATTATTTTGCCGTGGAGTTATATGGTGCTTTTACGAGCTCATCCTATTGGTCAAACTCTCCTTTTCTCCCTGTTCCTCTGTACATGGAGTTGCGACATAGCCGCATATCTCGTAGGGACGCGATGGGGTCGCAATAAGTTCTGCGAAGCTGTTAGCCCTAAAAAAACATGGGAAGGTTTTGCAGGGGGAGCTGGTGCAAGCATCCTCATTTCAGCGGCAGTGGCATACCATTGTTCGTTACCCCCTATCCCGCTGTTAGGTATTGGCGCTATATGCGGTATCGCAGGCCAGCTTGGTGACTTGGTAGAATCCTTAATCAAGAGAGAAGCGGAGGTAAAAGACAGCGGACACCTCATCCCTGGACATGGGGGGTTTCTTGACCGTTTTGATAGTATTTTAATTAATGGAACATTGACATTCTTCTTGTTTGGAGTGATCCTTTCTTGA